Proteins from a single region of Bradyrhizobium diazoefficiens:
- the flaF gene encoding flagellar biosynthesis regulator FlaF has product MSNSAASAYARVATTTASPRDIEAQTLLKAANKLQDAVNNADPFSEQTTQALMFNRKLWTIFLSEAMRDNNPQPLDVRQKIANISVFVLSQTAALQMSPQFDHFRPLIEINRNIAAGLSGRP; this is encoded by the coding sequence ATGTCGAATTCTGCTGCCTCGGCCTACGCGCGTGTCGCAACGACCACCGCATCTCCTCGCGACATCGAGGCGCAGACTCTGCTTAAGGCAGCCAACAAGCTGCAGGACGCCGTCAACAACGCCGACCCGTTCAGCGAGCAGACCACGCAGGCCCTGATGTTCAACCGCAAGCTCTGGACCATCTTCCTCAGCGAAGCGATGCGCGACAACAACCCGCAGCCGCTCGACGTCCGGCAGAAGATCGCCAATATCAGCGTGTTCGTGCTGAGCCAGACCGCGGCGCTGCAGATGAGCCCGCAGTTCGATCACTTCCGCCCGCTGATCGAGATCAACCGAAACATCGCCGCCGGCCTGTCCGGACGCCCGTGA
- a CDS encoding DUF1522 domain-containing protein, whose amino-acid sequence MSNIVLSASVRQNLLSLQSTADLLSTTQQRLSTGKKVNTALDNPTNFFTAQGLDNRASDISNLLDGINNGVQVLQAANTGITSLQKLIDSAKSIANQALQTTVGYSTKSNISTTIPGATPADLRGTTSYTYATATGNVVTNGTAGGTTPATTATTLGGISQSLVGSAAPDGAGTAASLAAGLTLLGAPSATTIAANGAPSDGDVLVVDGKTITFRAGAAPAAANVPAGSGKNNNVVTDGNGNSTVYLGTNAAPAATVQDVTDAIDLASGVQKAAITGGTATLSNSSGANASIASGVLTLTTGTGSDLSITGKADFLKALGLTTATGSGNVNVTKARLTTSATLGTLVQDGSTLNVDGKTVTFKNAAVPAAAPTGSTKIGNIVTDNSGNSVVYLQGGTVQDSLNALDLASGAGIVSGGAVVAASGSSLSSVVNGALKLSTGTTADLSITGTGNALSSFGLTGPTGTGTAFTAGRAPGAGSISGKTLTFTSFNGGTPVNVTFGDGTNGTVKTLDQLNSQLQANHLTATIDANGVLTITTVNEYASSTLGSVTAGGVVGGTITGTVAFTTAQPPIQDPVAQTARSNLVNQFNNILAQIDTTSQDASFNGVNLLNGDTLKLIFNETGSSTLGINGVVFNAAGLGLSNLVNGVDFIDNGATNKVLTSLNAASSTLRSEGSALGSNLSIVQVRQDFSKNLINVLQTGSSNLTLADTNEEAANSQALSTRQSIAVSALSLANQSQQSVLQLLR is encoded by the coding sequence ATGTCCAACATCGTTCTCTCGGCGTCAGTTCGCCAGAACCTGTTGTCGCTGCAATCGACGGCCGATCTACTGTCCACGACGCAGCAGCGCCTTTCGACCGGGAAAAAGGTCAACACCGCGCTCGACAACCCGACCAACTTCTTCACGGCACAGGGGCTGGACAACAGGGCGAGCGACATTAGCAATCTCCTCGATGGCATCAACAACGGTGTGCAGGTGTTGCAGGCCGCCAATACCGGCATCACCTCGCTGCAGAAGCTGATCGACAGCGCCAAGTCGATCGCCAACCAGGCGCTCCAGACGACGGTCGGCTACTCGACCAAGTCGAACATCTCGACCACGATCCCCGGCGCGACGCCTGCCGACCTTCGCGGCACGACGAGCTATACCTACGCAACTGCAACCGGCAATGTCGTCACCAACGGTACCGCTGGCGGCACGACTCCGGCCACCACCGCGACCACCCTCGGCGGCATCTCGCAGTCGCTCGTCGGTTCGGCTGCTCCTGACGGTGCAGGCACCGCGGCCAGCCTGGCTGCGGGTCTGACTCTGCTCGGTGCACCCAGCGCGACCACTATCGCGGCGAACGGTGCTCCGTCGGACGGCGATGTGCTCGTCGTCGACGGCAAGACCATCACCTTCAGGGCCGGCGCTGCGCCTGCGGCCGCCAACGTTCCTGCCGGCTCCGGCAAGAACAACAACGTCGTCACCGACGGCAATGGCAACTCGACGGTTTATCTCGGCACGAACGCCGCCCCGGCCGCAACCGTCCAGGATGTGACGGATGCGATCGACCTCGCAAGTGGCGTGCAAAAGGCTGCCATCACGGGCGGTACCGCGACGCTGTCGAACTCGTCGGGCGCCAACGCTTCCATCGCCTCCGGCGTTCTCACCCTCACCACTGGTACGGGCTCCGACCTCAGCATCACGGGCAAGGCCGACTTCCTCAAGGCGCTCGGTCTGACGACCGCGACCGGCTCCGGCAATGTCAATGTGACCAAAGCGCGCCTGACGACCTCGGCGACGCTGGGCACCTTGGTTCAGGACGGCTCAACGCTCAATGTGGACGGCAAGACGGTCACGTTCAAAAACGCTGCCGTGCCTGCTGCCGCTCCGACGGGGTCCACCAAGATCGGCAACATCGTCACGGACAACAGCGGCAACTCCGTCGTCTATCTCCAGGGCGGCACCGTTCAGGATTCGCTGAATGCTCTCGATCTGGCGTCGGGCGCCGGCATCGTCAGCGGCGGTGCCGTGGTTGCGGCAAGCGGTTCGTCGCTGTCCTCGGTCGTGAACGGCGCTCTCAAACTCAGCACCGGCACCACGGCGGATCTGTCGATCACCGGAACGGGCAACGCGCTGTCCTCGTTCGGTCTGACCGGCCCCACCGGCACCGGCACGGCGTTCACCGCGGGACGCGCGCCGGGCGCAGGGAGCATATCGGGCAAGACCCTGACGTTTACCTCCTTCAACGGCGGCACGCCGGTCAACGTCACCTTCGGTGACGGCACAAACGGCACCGTCAAGACGCTCGATCAGCTGAACTCGCAGCTTCAGGCGAACCACCTGACGGCGACGATCGATGCCAACGGCGTGCTCACGATCACCACTGTCAACGAATACGCCTCCTCGACGCTCGGCTCGGTGACTGCCGGCGGCGTCGTCGGTGGCACGATCACCGGTACGGTTGCCTTCACGACGGCCCAGCCGCCGATCCAGGATCCGGTCGCGCAGACGGCGCGCTCGAACCTCGTCAACCAGTTCAACAATATCCTGGCACAGATCGACACGACCTCGCAGGACGCCTCTTTCAACGGCGTCAACCTGCTCAACGGCGATACGCTGAAGCTCATCTTCAACGAGACCGGCAGCTCCACGCTCGGCATCAACGGCGTGGTGTTCAACGCGGCGGGCCTCGGCCTCAGCAACCTCGTCAACGGCGTCGACTTCATCGACAACGGTGCGACCAACAAGGTCCTCACCAGCCTGAACGCGGCCTCGAGTACGCTGCGCTCGGAGGGTTCGGCGCTAGGCTCGAACCTGTCAATCGTGCAGGTGCGCCAGGACTTCTCCAAGAACCTGATCAACGTGCTGCAGACCGGCTCGTCCAACCTGACGCTGGCCGACACCAACGAGGAAGCGGCCAACAGCCAGGCGCTGTCGACCCGCCAGTCGATCGCGGTCTCCGCGCTATCGCTCGCCAACCAGTCGCAGCAGAGCGTGCTCCAGCTGCTCCGCTAA